From a single Herbiconiux sp. SALV-R1 genomic region:
- a CDS encoding LacI family DNA-binding transcriptional regulator, with protein sequence MNEAAAENPARRANLREVAALAGVSLSTASRVLSGSYPISGATREKVVEAMRELGYSESRTRRREATRTIGVIVSDVRSSLVSGVTAGIDAAAAENGRICTIFPTEGDLDRERDIVRLAARQRELDALVFVGGMQRTDDYAGRIGDYLTMLGEVDARLVLCARPGIGAHPGTLDVGYDNEGGAFAIASYLASKGHRRIAWVGGQRNHSTTEGRLRGVRRALGTLGLELEVAYTEEFQPSSSRRIRITDPTYSNTRRLLEEHPEVTGVVTNSDFHAVEVVRALHDAGVDVPEDISVVGYDDNEVALQVRPNLTTVHLPVFDLGWEAARLAVEKPLAGMPGSSVELGTHVVVRDSVAPPRA encoded by the coding sequence ATGAACGAAGCCGCCGCCGAGAACCCGGCACGCCGAGCGAATCTCCGCGAGGTCGCCGCCCTCGCCGGGGTCTCCCTGTCGACCGCCTCCCGCGTACTCTCGGGCAGCTACCCGATCTCGGGCGCGACCCGCGAGAAGGTGGTCGAGGCGATGCGGGAGCTCGGCTACTCCGAATCGCGCACCCGCCGGCGCGAGGCCACCCGCACCATCGGGGTGATCGTGTCGGATGTGCGGTCGTCGCTGGTCTCGGGCGTCACCGCCGGCATCGATGCAGCCGCGGCGGAGAACGGTCGCATCTGCACCATCTTCCCCACCGAGGGCGACCTCGACCGCGAGCGGGACATCGTGCGCCTGGCCGCCCGCCAGCGCGAGCTCGACGCACTCGTCTTCGTCGGCGGCATGCAGCGCACCGACGACTACGCCGGGCGCATCGGCGACTACCTCACCATGCTGGGCGAGGTCGACGCCCGGCTGGTGCTCTGCGCGCGCCCCGGCATCGGAGCGCACCCCGGCACCCTCGACGTCGGCTACGACAACGAGGGCGGCGCCTTCGCCATCGCGAGCTACCTCGCCTCCAAGGGGCACCGGCGCATCGCGTGGGTGGGCGGGCAACGCAACCACTCCACCACCGAGGGCCGCCTGCGCGGTGTACGCCGCGCGCTCGGCACGCTCGGCCTAGAACTCGAGGTGGCCTACACGGAAGAGTTCCAGCCGAGCAGCAGCCGGCGCATCCGCATCACCGACCCCACCTACTCCAACACCCGGCGACTGCTCGAGGAGCACCCCGAGGTGACGGGCGTCGTCACGAACAGCGACTTCCACGCCGTCGAGGTGGTGCGGGCCCTGCACGACGCCGGTGTCGACGTGCCGGAAGACATCTCGGTGGTCGGCTACGACGACAACGAGGTCGCCCTCCAGGTGCGCCCCAACCTCACCACCGTGCACCTGCCGGTCTTCGACCTCGGCTGGGAGGCGGCCCGCCTCGCCGTGGAGAAGCCGCTCGCAGGCATGCCCGGTTCCTCGGTCGAGCTCGGCACCCACGTCGTGGTGCGCGACTCCGTGGCGCCGCCCCGGGCCTAG
- a CDS encoding carbohydrate ABC transporter permease — protein sequence MQQRTAASGSRAFKDLGVGAAPRRSLRMRFSRWVKGGGIWAIVFGAPLVIIFAYFAWGPIVSGVVLSLQKTNFLTTTWVGWSNFEFVLTDPVLPKAVANTVLFTGLSLLIGAPLPLALAVVMAELRRRKGLYSALAYLPVVIPPVVGILLWKVMYLPGEEGLLNSILGTVGLGPFAWLNSEQMVIPSMVVASTWAGAGTAVIIYLAALGGVRPELYEAAELDGAGVWRRIWHVTLPQIRGIVLILLLLQIIGTLQVFNEPKLLTGGGPNNASITVLMMIYQYGFVNSNYGAAAALSVLLALALALISIAYQFATRRWSDND from the coding sequence ATGCAGCAACGCACAGCCGCCTCCGGCTCCCGAGCCTTCAAGGACTTGGGGGTCGGGGCGGCACCCCGTCGTTCCCTCCGCATGCGCTTCTCGCGCTGGGTGAAGGGCGGCGGCATCTGGGCCATCGTCTTCGGCGCCCCGCTCGTGATCATCTTCGCGTACTTCGCCTGGGGCCCCATCGTCAGCGGAGTCGTGCTGTCGTTGCAGAAGACGAACTTCCTCACCACCACCTGGGTGGGCTGGTCGAACTTCGAATTCGTGCTGACCGACCCCGTGCTGCCCAAGGCGGTCGCCAACACCGTGCTCTTCACCGGGCTGTCGCTCCTCATCGGCGCGCCGCTCCCGCTCGCCCTGGCGGTGGTGATGGCCGAGCTGCGGCGACGCAAGGGCCTGTACAGCGCCCTCGCCTACCTGCCGGTGGTCATCCCTCCCGTCGTCGGCATCCTGCTCTGGAAGGTCATGTACCTGCCGGGCGAGGAGGGCCTGCTCAACTCGATCCTGGGCACCGTCGGGCTGGGCCCCTTCGCGTGGCTGAACTCCGAGCAGATGGTCATCCCCTCGATGGTGGTGGCCAGCACCTGGGCCGGGGCCGGTACCGCGGTCATCATCTACCTCGCCGCTCTCGGCGGCGTGCGACCCGAGCTCTACGAGGCGGCCGAACTCGACGGCGCGGGGGTCTGGCGGCGCATCTGGCACGTCACGCTCCCCCAGATCCGGGGAATCGTGCTGATCCTGCTCCTGCTGCAGATCATCGGCACCCTGCAGGTGTTCAACGAGCCCAAGCTGCTCACCGGCGGCGGGCCGAACAACGCCTCGATCACGGTGCTGATGATGATCTACCAGTACGGCTTCGTGAACTCCAACTACGGCGCAGCTGCGGCGCTCAGCGTTCTGCTGGCGCTCGCACTGGCGCTGATCTCGATCGCGTACCAGTTCGCCACCCGGAGATGGAGCGACAATGACTGA
- a CDS encoding hydroxyacid dehydrogenase, which yields MSAGRPKALLSMWADVVCEVFPPDLRAELEQVVELLDPRPLASLDDPVAERLDEAEVLVTSWGALPVDEALLARAPRLRAVFHAAGSIKGTVHDAGWRSGLVVTSAAALGAQPVVEYTVAVITLAAHRVFPLAQTYREGSFVPVRGRRGRPGTTVGIVGASAIGRGVIERLVADDWDVSVYDPVVDPAVIAGLGARQVELDELCAQSDIVSLHAPDVAATRRMMDARRLALMKDGATLVNTARGALVDHDALRLECASGRIDAVLDVTDPEPLPPGDLLLRLPNVFCTPHAAGVQGTEVASLGAFMVEELRRYAHGEPLEGAIDHRMLPVLA from the coding sequence ATGAGCGCCGGGCGACCCAAGGCCCTCCTGTCGATGTGGGCCGACGTCGTGTGCGAGGTGTTCCCACCCGACCTGCGCGCCGAGCTCGAGCAGGTCGTGGAGCTCCTCGACCCCCGACCGCTGGCAAGCCTCGACGATCCGGTCGCCGAGCGCCTCGACGAGGCCGAGGTGCTGGTCACGAGCTGGGGCGCCCTGCCCGTCGACGAAGCCCTACTCGCCCGGGCACCCCGACTCCGCGCCGTCTTCCACGCGGCGGGCTCGATCAAGGGCACGGTGCACGACGCCGGCTGGCGCTCGGGTCTCGTGGTCACCTCGGCCGCGGCGCTCGGTGCGCAGCCCGTCGTCGAGTACACGGTCGCCGTGATCACACTCGCCGCGCACCGCGTCTTCCCGCTCGCGCAGACCTACCGCGAGGGGTCGTTCGTGCCCGTGCGCGGTCGTCGCGGCCGCCCGGGCACGACGGTGGGCATCGTCGGGGCGTCGGCCATCGGGCGTGGCGTCATCGAGCGCCTCGTCGCCGACGACTGGGACGTCTCGGTGTACGACCCCGTGGTCGATCCCGCCGTCATCGCCGGGCTCGGCGCCCGGCAGGTGGAGCTCGACGAGCTGTGCGCCCAGAGCGACATCGTGTCGCTGCACGCTCCGGATGTCGCCGCAACCCGCCGCATGATGGATGCACGGCGCCTCGCGCTGATGAAAGACGGCGCCACGCTCGTCAACACGGCCCGCGGGGCCCTCGTCGACCACGACGCACTTCGCCTCGAGTGCGCGAGCGGCCGCATCGACGCCGTACTCGACGTCACCGACCCCGAGCCGCTGCCGCCGGGCGACCTGCTGCTGCGGCTGCCCAACGTGTTCTGCACTCCGCACGCTGCCGGCGTGCAGGGCACCGAGGTCGCATCCCTCGGCGCCTTCATGGTGGAGGAGCTCCGGCGGTACGCGCACGGCGAGCCGCTCGAAGGAGCGATCGACCACCGCATGCTGCCCGTTCTCGCCTGA
- a CDS encoding glycoside hydrolase family 3 C-terminal domain-containing protein, giving the protein MTRRRAFSTLGCPTAGIAEVAELAAASGWNALELRSSDDTEVHPGLDRSERAAVSAALGDLERVCLATYVTLAGPGSDDSQVLAALRAEAELARDLGFGAIRVFAGGDDRLPDDSDAAMVRRLRAAAGHAGVDIWLETHDSHSTGLAVARVLDAVDDERVGAIWDIAHPWAAGEPVSTTAALLAPWLRHVQIKDVVGRREPLPVLPGTGTLPLEEVLLQLDARGYDGYLGLEWELRWHPELPPLAEALAAADSWLERFPLQPRASVRTIDEAVAALTTEEKVALVSGSGFWTTEAVPRIGLRPIVLSDGPAGVRGPSMDERQPSLNLPSAGALAASWDPSLAYQVGAQLAVEAARHGVDVVLGPTVNLHRTPLGGRSFESFSEDPLLTSALAVRYIAGLQDRGVGACAKHYVLNDSETERMTVSVEVDEAPLRELYLRPFEDAVAAGVWTVMSAYNSVDGVRMTEHGLLRDPLRSEWGFDGVVVSDWSAVRSLDAASAGQDLAMPGSDGQPGGVWDDALLAAVQTGEVPLDTLDEKVRRLLTLAQRVGALGADHRVSVAGSEATGVETARNLLERGSVLLTNDGILPLGVGGSPLRVAVIGPGAVRPRTQGGGSAAVVPDHVGTPADALRAIPALEVTEHAGVVPDHPEAFGPDELMAPDGTVGALQVRLWDAAGRVLSDELRSASRLIWLGDLPTAASAMTAEFDALFHRDGPVEVSVELPAGGSLTVDGARVDAEPHEKRVAVTVEAVAGRALRVEVTAHAPADLELRILDVRIGRLFPADLAAAADALEAAVAAAAAADVAVVFVGTDARIETEGRDRTDLSLPPEHDALVEAVAAANPRTVVVVSAGAPVELPWRSRVGAVLLTWFGGQEFGDGVASLLTGRAEPGGRLPTTWPERLADAPVQNVVPTDGTLWYEEGSLIGHRAWALGTSEPAFAFGHGLGYTSWSLGEVFVEPGDLDTDLFADTGTGTGTGTGRTPDGVDGTSTTVVARVANTGPRRGRQVIQVYLSRPDSTVARPPFWLGGFASIELEAGARAEVRIRLARRQFAHWSEEEHAWQIEPGEFTARVGFSATDLPQSIVVPAI; this is encoded by the coding sequence ATGACACGACGGCGTGCATTCTCCACCCTGGGCTGTCCCACCGCGGGCATCGCCGAAGTCGCCGAGCTGGCGGCGGCATCGGGCTGGAACGCGCTCGAGTTGCGATCGAGCGACGACACCGAGGTGCACCCCGGTCTCGATCGGTCGGAGCGGGCCGCCGTCTCCGCCGCGCTCGGCGACCTGGAGAGGGTGTGCCTCGCGACCTACGTCACCCTCGCCGGCCCCGGCTCCGACGACTCGCAGGTGCTGGCCGCCTTGCGCGCCGAAGCCGAACTCGCTCGCGACCTGGGTTTCGGCGCCATCCGCGTGTTCGCCGGCGGCGACGACCGCCTGCCAGACGACAGCGACGCGGCGATGGTGCGCCGCCTCCGGGCCGCCGCCGGCCACGCGGGGGTCGACATCTGGCTCGAGACCCATGACAGCCACTCCACCGGCCTCGCGGTCGCCCGCGTGCTCGACGCGGTCGACGACGAGCGCGTCGGCGCCATCTGGGACATCGCGCACCCGTGGGCTGCCGGCGAGCCGGTCAGCACGACCGCCGCACTCCTGGCCCCCTGGCTCCGCCACGTGCAGATCAAGGACGTCGTGGGCCGCCGCGAACCGCTTCCCGTTCTCCCGGGCACGGGCACGCTGCCGCTCGAAGAGGTGCTGCTCCAGCTCGACGCACGCGGGTACGATGGGTATCTCGGCCTCGAGTGGGAGCTGCGCTGGCACCCCGAGCTCCCCCCGCTCGCAGAGGCCCTGGCGGCCGCCGATTCCTGGCTGGAGCGCTTTCCGCTGCAGCCGCGCGCATCCGTTCGCACCATCGACGAGGCGGTCGCGGCCCTCACGACCGAGGAGAAGGTCGCACTGGTCAGCGGAAGCGGCTTCTGGACCACCGAGGCCGTGCCGCGCATTGGCCTCCGCCCGATCGTGCTCTCCGACGGCCCGGCCGGGGTGCGCGGCCCCTCGATGGACGAACGGCAGCCCTCGCTCAACCTCCCCTCGGCGGGCGCCCTTGCTGCGAGCTGGGACCCCTCGCTGGCCTACCAGGTCGGCGCCCAGCTGGCCGTCGAGGCCGCTCGTCACGGTGTCGACGTCGTGCTCGGGCCGACCGTGAACCTGCACCGCACGCCGCTCGGCGGGCGGTCGTTCGAGTCGTTCTCGGAAGACCCCCTCCTCACCTCCGCCCTCGCGGTGCGCTACATCGCGGGACTGCAAGACCGGGGCGTCGGCGCCTGCGCCAAGCACTACGTGCTGAACGACTCCGAGACCGAGCGCATGACCGTCTCGGTCGAGGTCGACGAGGCGCCCCTGCGCGAGCTTTACCTGCGCCCGTTCGAGGATGCGGTGGCCGCCGGCGTCTGGACGGTGATGAGCGCCTACAACTCGGTCGACGGCGTGCGCATGACCGAGCACGGGCTGCTGCGCGACCCGCTCCGCTCGGAGTGGGGGTTCGACGGCGTGGTGGTGTCGGACTGGTCGGCGGTGCGGTCGCTCGACGCGGCGTCGGCCGGTCAGGATCTCGCCATGCCCGGCTCCGACGGGCAACCGGGCGGGGTGTGGGACGACGCGCTGCTCGCCGCCGTGCAGACGGGTGAGGTGCCGCTCGACACCCTCGACGAGAAGGTGCGGCGGCTGCTGACGCTCGCCCAGCGCGTGGGCGCGCTCGGAGCCGACCACCGGGTCTCCGTCGCAGGCTCCGAGGCCACGGGTGTCGAGACGGCCAGGAACCTCCTCGAGCGGGGGTCGGTGCTGCTCACGAACGACGGCATCCTCCCCCTCGGGGTGGGTGGGTCGCCGCTCCGGGTCGCGGTGATCGGCCCGGGTGCCGTGCGACCACGCACCCAGGGCGGTGGCAGCGCCGCGGTGGTGCCCGATCACGTCGGCACCCCGGCGGACGCGCTCAGGGCGATCCCCGCCCTCGAGGTCACGGAGCACGCGGGGGTGGTCCCCGACCACCCCGAGGCGTTCGGGCCCGACGAGCTCATGGCGCCCGACGGCACGGTCGGCGCACTGCAGGTGCGCCTCTGGGATGCGGCGGGACGGGTGCTGAGCGACGAGCTGCGCTCCGCCTCGCGCCTGATCTGGCTCGGTGACCTGCCGACCGCCGCCAGCGCGATGACGGCGGAGTTCGACGCCCTGTTCCACCGCGACGGCCCGGTCGAGGTCTCGGTCGAGCTGCCCGCCGGCGGCTCCCTCACGGTCGACGGCGCCCGTGTCGACGCCGAACCCCACGAGAAACGAGTGGCGGTCACCGTCGAGGCGGTGGCGGGGCGGGCCCTCCGCGTCGAGGTCACGGCCCACGCCCCCGCCGACCTCGAGCTGCGCATCCTCGACGTGCGCATCGGTCGCCTCTTCCCCGCCGACCTCGCAGCTGCCGCCGACGCGCTGGAGGCAGCGGTCGCGGCGGCCGCGGCCGCCGATGTGGCGGTCGTCTTCGTCGGCACGGATGCGCGGATCGAGACCGAGGGCCGCGACCGCACCGACCTGTCGTTGCCTCCCGAGCACGACGCCCTCGTCGAGGCGGTCGCGGCGGCGAACCCCCGCACGGTGGTGGTCGTCAGTGCGGGTGCGCCCGTCGAGCTGCCCTGGCGTTCCCGGGTCGGCGCGGTGCTGCTGACCTGGTTCGGCGGTCAGGAGTTCGGCGACGGCGTCGCGTCGTTGCTGACCGGTCGCGCGGAACCGGGCGGACGACTGCCGACGACCTGGCCGGAACGCCTCGCCGATGCACCCGTGCAGAACGTCGTACCCACCGACGGAACGCTCTGGTACGAGGAGGGGTCGCTGATCGGTCACCGGGCCTGGGCGCTCGGCACGAGCGAACCTGCCTTCGCCTTCGGGCACGGACTGGGCTACACCTCGTGGAGTCTCGGCGAGGTCTTCGTCGAACCAGGCGACCTCGACACCGACCTCTTCGCCGACACCGGCACCGGCACCGGCACCGGCACCGGCCGCACCCCCGACGGCGTCGACGGCACCTCGACCACCGTCGTCGCGCGGGTCGCCAACACGGGCCCGCGTCGCGGCCGCCAGGTCATCCAGGTCTACCTCTCGCGACCCGACTCCACCGTGGCGAGACCACCTTTCTGGCTCGGCGGGTTCGCGTCGATCGAACTCGAGGCCGGTGCGCGCGCCGAGGTGCGCATCCGTCTGGCCCGCCGGCAGTTCGCCCACTGGTCTGAGGAGGAACACGCCTGGCAGATCGAGCCCGGCGAGTTCACCGCCCGGGTGGGTTTCTCCGCCACCGACCTTCCGCAGTCGATCGTCGTACCGGCGATCTGA
- a CDS encoding carbohydrate ABC transporter permease encodes MTDLDIREEAAAPVRDRGFWRRTPKPDDEEARSAVSWGDRNNPTVRWTLRIVQVLVFVGLVVAAVFPMIWLAKASISTTGDLIRDPLGWWPSGIDFSNYAVVWNELGIYKYLLNTLWLALGSAAVTLVVCITGAYCLSILRPRWGAVVYWAVLATLFIPGVISLVPLYLTVLDLPGLGISLLNSMWAVWLPAGASAFSLVLAKRFFDSIPRELIEAARIDGAGPVRVLWSIVIPLSRPIISVLALLSCVSAYKEYLWPLLVLPDPNVQPISVALPRVEPSLEYSAMMAALFLSLLVPIVLFLIFQRQFLRSVGMANGIKG; translated from the coding sequence ATGACTGACCTCGACATCCGCGAGGAGGCCGCGGCACCCGTGCGTGACCGGGGTTTCTGGCGACGCACCCCCAAGCCCGACGACGAGGAGGCGAGGTCGGCGGTCTCGTGGGGCGACCGCAACAACCCGACCGTGCGGTGGACGCTGCGGATCGTCCAGGTCCTGGTCTTCGTGGGCCTCGTCGTCGCGGCGGTGTTCCCCATGATCTGGCTGGCCAAGGCGTCGATCTCGACCACCGGCGACCTCATCCGCGACCCCCTCGGCTGGTGGCCGTCGGGAATCGACTTCTCCAACTACGCCGTGGTCTGGAACGAGCTCGGCATCTACAAGTACCTTCTCAACACCCTCTGGCTGGCACTCGGCAGCGCGGCGGTCACGCTCGTGGTCTGCATCACCGGCGCCTACTGCCTGTCGATCCTGCGGCCGCGCTGGGGGGCGGTGGTGTACTGGGCGGTGCTGGCCACCCTGTTCATCCCGGGTGTCATCTCCCTGGTGCCGCTCTACCTCACCGTGCTCGACCTGCCGGGGCTCGGCATCAGCCTGCTCAACTCGATGTGGGCGGTGTGGCTGCCGGCCGGCGCCAGCGCCTTCTCGCTCGTGCTGGCCAAGCGGTTCTTCGACTCCATCCCCCGGGAGCTCATCGAGGCCGCCCGCATCGACGGGGCGGGGCCGGTGCGGGTGCTCTGGTCGATCGTCATCCCGCTGTCGCGGCCCATCATCAGCGTGCTCGCGCTGCTCAGCTGCGTGTCGGCGTACAAGGAGTACCTGTGGCCGCTGCTCGTGCTGCCCGACCCGAACGTGCAGCCCATCTCGGTGGCGCTGCCGCGGGTGGAACCCTCGCTGGAGTACTCGGCGATGATGGCGGCGCTGTTCCTGTCGCTGCTCGTGCCGATCGTGCTCTTCCTCATCTTCCAGCGCCAGTTCCTCCGCAGCGTCGGCATGGCGAACGGCATCAAGGGGTGA
- a CDS encoding LacI family DNA-binding transcriptional regulator, which translates to MSIADVAKRARVSVGTVSNALNHPERVSNATLRRVRTAIDELGWTPSGRARKAPGRLETMGVVLVDASSSRAAVLEGIQERIRRTDVEALTAFTDGDGERVRGALNAFERLGMHSVILESGEGTDQLAEALTSRGTTVVIAGATGSPRLSSAAVDDESASRLAIEHLLAGGRRRIVLAHDGREAGRSADRAAAARATVTEAGLDPDAVLIEQLLPGAGAAGGRAASEFLLDRRVLFDALVFPDDASAIGAWQNLDGHGRAVPDDVAVVGCGDSAESSAVGITSVRLPLHAVGYHCADMLLAQRRDPRSARVRQTLPVDLVIRKSSR; encoded by the coding sequence ATGTCGATCGCCGATGTCGCCAAGCGCGCCCGAGTCTCCGTCGGCACCGTCTCCAACGCTTTGAACCATCCTGAACGGGTTTCGAACGCCACGCTGCGCCGCGTCCGTACTGCGATCGACGAGCTGGGCTGGACGCCCTCGGGGCGTGCCCGCAAGGCGCCGGGGCGTCTGGAGACCATGGGGGTGGTGCTGGTCGATGCGTCGTCATCGCGCGCCGCCGTGCTCGAGGGCATTCAGGAGCGCATCCGTCGCACCGACGTCGAAGCGTTGACGGCCTTCACCGACGGAGACGGGGAGCGGGTGCGCGGCGCGCTCAACGCCTTCGAGCGGCTCGGCATGCACAGCGTCATCCTCGAATCGGGGGAGGGTACCGACCAGCTGGCCGAAGCGCTCACCTCTCGTGGCACGACCGTGGTGATCGCCGGTGCTACCGGCTCGCCACGACTGTCCTCGGCCGCCGTCGACGACGAGAGCGCGAGCCGGCTGGCGATCGAGCACCTCCTGGCGGGCGGGCGCCGGCGCATCGTGCTCGCGCACGACGGTCGCGAAGCAGGCCGGTCGGCCGATCGGGCCGCTGCCGCGAGGGCGACCGTGACCGAGGCCGGGCTCGACCCCGACGCGGTGCTGATCGAACAGCTCCTGCCGGGTGCGGGCGCGGCGGGCGGGCGTGCGGCGAGCGAGTTCCTGCTTGACCGGCGGGTGCTCTTCGACGCCTTGGTCTTCCCCGACGACGCCTCGGCCATCGGCGCCTGGCAGAACCTCGACGGCCACGGCCGGGCGGTGCCCGACGACGTCGCCGTCGTCGGATGCGGCGATTCCGCCGAGAGCTCGGCGGTCGGCATCACGAGCGTCCGTCTCCCGCTGCACGCCGTCGGTTACCACTGCGCCGACATGCTGCTCGCCCAGCGCCGCGACCCCCGCTCCGCCCGCGTGAGGCAGACCCTCCCCGTCGACCTCGTGATCCGGAAGTCCTCGCGATGA
- a CDS encoding acetylxylan esterase yields MLFDLPLERLREHSPELTLPADFESFWGDTLARARELPLDVEREEVALGFPGLRVFDVSFAGFGGDRIRAWLRLPTHSANEPLPGFVEFHGYRGGRGLPHEPRLWPQAGFAHLAVDTRGQGGAWTAGATPDPHGGTGPETAGWVTRGISSPATYYYRRVFVDAVRAVEAMRSIPDVETSRVFAGGVSQGGGIALAAAGLLGDLAGVVTDVPFLCDFPEALALTSDYSSGYGEVLQYLMVNREQERTVLDTLSYFDVANLVTLAEAPALFSVALADSVCAPRTVFAAFNRYRGSDKEIAVYPYNGHEGGGAHQAWRALEWVRARCAA; encoded by the coding sequence ATGCTCTTCGACCTTCCCCTCGAGCGCCTCCGCGAGCACTCCCCCGAGCTGACGCTGCCCGCCGACTTCGAGTCGTTCTGGGGCGACACTCTCGCCCGGGCCCGTGAGCTGCCGCTCGACGTCGAGCGGGAGGAGGTCGCGCTCGGGTTCCCAGGTCTCCGCGTGTTCGACGTCTCCTTCGCAGGGTTCGGCGGCGACCGCATCCGGGCGTGGCTGCGGCTGCCCACCCACTCCGCGAACGAGCCCCTGCCGGGGTTCGTGGAGTTCCACGGGTATCGCGGCGGGCGCGGGCTCCCGCACGAACCGCGCCTCTGGCCGCAGGCGGGGTTCGCGCACCTCGCCGTCGACACCCGAGGGCAGGGCGGCGCGTGGACGGCCGGCGCCACCCCCGATCCGCACGGTGGCACCGGCCCCGAGACCGCTGGCTGGGTCACCCGCGGCATCTCCTCGCCCGCCACCTACTATTACCGCCGGGTCTTCGTCGACGCCGTGCGGGCCGTCGAGGCCATGCGGAGCATCCCCGACGTGGAGACGAGTCGCGTCTTCGCGGGTGGGGTCAGCCAGGGCGGCGGTATCGCGCTCGCGGCCGCCGGCCTGCTCGGCGACCTCGCGGGTGTGGTCACCGACGTCCCGTTCCTGTGCGACTTCCCCGAGGCGCTCGCGCTCACCTCCGATTACTCCTCGGGCTACGGCGAGGTGCTCCAGTACCTCATGGTCAACCGTGAGCAGGAACGCACCGTGCTCGACACCCTCTCCTACTTCGACGTGGCGAACCTCGTCACCCTCGCCGAGGCCCCGGCGCTGTTTTCCGTCGCGCTGGCCGACTCGGTCTGCGCGCCGCGCACCGTCTTCGCCGCCTTCAACCGGTACCGGGGGTCGGACAAGGAGATCGCCGTCTACCCCTACAACGGCCACGAGGGCGGCGGCGCCCACCAGGCGTGGCGGGCCCTGGAGTGGGTTCGCGCGAGGTGCGCGGCATGA
- a CDS encoding ABC transporter substrate-binding protein, with product MKLRIRHGIAAVAVGALALAAAGCTASAPATPQVDPDAPVTITVGDLPSTQAEAARKGFLDAVDSFEEAHPNVTIETSETRWDNGSFSALVAGGTMPTVMSVPFTNTQQVIDNGQVADITGIVEPLGIVERVNPDTLKQAQDDAGNIYGIPTSVDALGLIYNRQLFEQAGLDPDDPPATWDEVREAAKTITEKTGAPGYLQMTEEGQGGWIYTATVYSHGGTVEDPTGGEVTLDSPEGVDALKTVHDMYWTDKSMGSTVLFSLKTLMQEYAANRAGMFIAPVQTYEWLNNVYEIDLSTIGATHVPQAGGEEGALLSGNVQMFNPKSTPEQLTAAAEWVDYYYFGKFTDEETAVANAQAVVADGGVVGLPGLSPLSPEAYEQYREWIADYINVDPAHFTGYTDSLSVIPLVPEPATRAQEVYADLAPTVQQALTDENADIETLVSDASSRIDRIISQG from the coding sequence ATGAAGCTCCGAATTCGACACGGCATCGCCGCCGTCGCGGTCGGCGCGCTCGCGCTGGCCGCAGCAGGCTGCACCGCGAGCGCCCCCGCCACCCCACAGGTCGACCCTGACGCACCCGTCACCATCACGGTCGGCGATCTGCCGAGCACGCAGGCCGAGGCCGCCCGCAAGGGCTTCCTCGACGCTGTCGACTCCTTCGAGGAGGCCCACCCGAACGTGACCATCGAGACCAGCGAGACGCGCTGGGACAACGGCTCCTTCTCGGCCCTTGTGGCCGGAGGCACCATGCCGACCGTCATGTCGGTGCCCTTCACCAACACGCAGCAGGTGATCGACAACGGCCAGGTCGCCGACATCACGGGCATCGTCGAGCCGCTCGGCATCGTCGAGCGCGTGAACCCCGACACGCTGAAGCAGGCGCAAGACGACGCGGGCAACATCTACGGCATCCCGACCTCGGTCGACGCACTCGGCCTCATCTACAACCGCCAGCTGTTCGAGCAGGCCGGGCTCGACCCCGACGACCCGCCGGCCACCTGGGACGAGGTGCGCGAGGCCGCCAAGACCATCACCGAGAAGACCGGCGCGCCGGGCTACCTGCAGATGACGGAGGAGGGCCAGGGCGGCTGGATCTACACCGCCACCGTGTACTCCCACGGCGGCACCGTCGAAGACCCCACCGGGGGCGAGGTGACGCTCGACAGCCCCGAGGGTGTCGACGCCCTGAAGACCGTTCACGACATGTACTGGACCGACAAGTCGATGGGCTCGACGGTGCTGTTCAGCCTGAAGACGCTCATGCAGGAGTACGCCGCGAACCGCGCCGGCATGTTCATCGCCCCTGTGCAGACCTATGAGTGGCTGAACAACGTCTACGAGATCGACCTGTCGACGATCGGGGCCACCCACGTTCCGCAGGCCGGCGGCGAGGAGGGCGCCCTACTCTCGGGCAACGTGCAGATGTTCAACCCGAAGTCGACGCCGGAACAGCTCACCGCGGCCGCCGAGTGGGTCGACTACTACTACTTCGGCAAGTTCACCGACGAGGAGACGGCCGTGGCGAATGCGCAGGCCGTCGTCGCCGACGGCGGAGTGGTGGGGCTTCCGGGCCTGTCTCCGCTCAGCCCCGAGGCGTACGAGCAGTACCGAGAGTGGATCGCCGACTACATCAACGTCGACCCCGCGCACTTCACCGGCTACACCGACTCCCTGTCGGTGATCCCGCTGGTGCCCGAGCCCGCCACCCGCGCGCAGGAGGTCTACGCCGATCTCGCTCCCACGGTGCAGCAGGCGCTGACCGACGAGAACGCCGACATCGAGACTCTCGTCTCCGACGCCTCGTCGCGCATCGATCGCATCATCTCGCAGGGATGA